Proteins encoded together in one Erinaceus europaeus chromosome 11, mEriEur2.1, whole genome shotgun sequence window:
- the GLRX gene encoding glutaredoxin-1 yields the protein MAQEFVNSRIQPGKVVVFIKPTCPYCKRAQELLSQLPFKQGYLEFVDITAICATEDIQNYLQQLTGARTVPRVFLGKECIGGCSDLVSMHQSGELLMRLKAMGALQ from the exons ATGGCTCAAGAATTTGTGAACAGCAGAATCCAACCTGGGAAAGTGGTTGTGTTCATCAAACCCACCTGCCCCTATTGCAAAAGGGCCCAAGAACTCCTCAGCCAATTGCCCTTCAAACAAGGTTATCTAGAATTTGTTGATATTACGGCCATTTGTGCCACAGAAGACATTCAGAATTATTTGCAACAGCTCACAGGAGCCAGAACG GTACCACGGGTCTTTCTTGGTAAAGAGTGTATTGGTGGGTGCAGTGATCTAGTAAGTATGCATCAGAGTGGGGAACTTCTGATGCGCCTGAAGGCAATGGGTGCCCTACAATAA